One region of Armigeres subalbatus isolate Guangzhou_Male chromosome 3, GZ_Asu_2, whole genome shotgun sequence genomic DNA includes:
- the LOC134221717 gene encoding uncharacterized protein LOC134221717: MEKLEHGTAVEVIPYPCRVKCIAYGRDVIHYDNEELRKELDDQGVDEVHRITKKVGDERINTPLLVLTIRGTSRPEYIFFGFLRCPTRPYYPSPMQCFGCWSFGHTKARCKAQNCICGNCSGTHPINEDRRCDLPKFCGRCNSDQHGISSRSCPGYKAENDVQRIKVDHGCTYPEARRILQQEKRNVGSYAEAAQRNLTPANQPTQPTPVVDDVSAILTEMRTMRKELESLRLEVQTLRIENEQLKGNRTAKAPSPRSNFSPQKHHDAHSSADIQDNI; the protein is encoded by the coding sequence ATGGAGAAGCTGGAGCACGGTACGGCTGTTGAAGTTATCCCTTATCCGTGCCGAGTAAAATGCATTGCATACGGCAGGGATGTTATTCACTACGACAACGAAGAGTTACGCAAGGAGCTGGATGATCAAGGAGTGGACGAAGTTCACCGCATCACCAAAAAAGTTGGCGACGAAAGGATTAATACCCCCCTGCTCGTCCTCACCATCCGTGGGACCTCAAGACCGGAATATATCTTCTTCGGTTTCTTAAGGTGCCCAACTAGGCCCTACTACCCTTCTCCGATGCAGTGCTTCGGTTGTTGGTCTTTCGGCCACACCAAGGCTCGCTGCAAGGCACAAAACTGCATCTGTGGGAATTGTTCGGGTACTCATCCGATCAACGAGGATAGGAGATGTGATCTACCAAAATTCTGCGGTAGGTGTAACAGCGACCAACACGGTATTTCGAGCCGATCATGCCCCGGCTACAAAGCCGAAAACGACGTACAGAGGATCAAAGTCGACCACGGTTGCACCTACCCGGAGGCCAGAAGAATCCTCCAACAAGAGAAGAGAAACGTAGGGTCTTATGCTGAAGCCGCCCAGAGAAACCTTACCCCAGCAAACCAGCCGACCCAGCCAACACCAGTGGTGGACGATGTTTCCGCCATATTGACAGAGATGCGTACTATGCGTAAAGAGCTGGAATCTCTCCGTCTCGAGGTACAAACTCTCAGAATAGAGAATGAGCAGTTAAAAGGGAACAGGACAGCAAAAGCTCCTTCTCCACGGAGTAACTTTTCCCCGCAAAAACACCACGACGCCCATTCCTCAGCCGACATCCAAGACAACATCTAG
- the LOC134221718 gene encoding uncharacterized protein LOC134221718: MSQKHSVSPANKVADLPLNLNHLFNEYPNTLHAIASNVPKTDYTTAIYVPFPDPGSRGTLGPEAIPQPEPLDRPRRPGTVSDEEHNNGALGSRGAGRPDVMTPPERPGRPRHLVDEEKSSKKSLSRSPGSRGPPSADVFPTPELGKTPRRSGIDGRGTHFPPASQLSSARFQAAASPEDSEGVKRFPLGVLGTQFYSPMDDVGYKPSRSNVSNRTTTKIDAVSIASLSGHPENIISGGKSLLSRPLFGHPGDTNPGNKSQQTQCSRHPRHSNLGYKSYNFQQFDKAPSSDPSSGSRKHTNLTMYDSPVGYGTPPVSPGGQQRNSSPGFFPSEQHNSTGISNASPLLSAGSGPR; the protein is encoded by the coding sequence ATGTCCCAGAAACACAGCGTGTCACCAGCAAATAAGGTGGCGGACCTTCCACTAAACCTTAACCACCTTTTCAATGAATACCCTAACACACTACACGCTATAGCCTCCAACGTGCCAAAAACGGACTACACTACTGCAATATATGTGCCGTTTCCTGATCCAGGCAGTCGTGGCACCTTAGGACCGGAAGCCATACCCCAACCGGAACCTTTGGACCGACCACGGCGTCCGGGGACGGTCTCGGACGAAGAGCACAATAACGGTGCCCTAGGTAGTCGGGGCGCCGGTAGACCGGACGTTATGACCCCACCGGAACGACCGGGTCGACCCCGGCATCTAGTGGACGAAGAAAAGTCAAGCAAGAAGAGCCTGTCCAGATCCCCCGGTAGTCGGGGCCCCCCCAGTGCGGACGTCTTTCCCACACCGGAACTGGGGAAAACCCCCCGGCGCTCGGGGATAGACGGAAGAGGGACGCACTTTCCCCCTGCAAGCCAACTGTCAAGCGCAAGGTTTCAAGCCGCTGCTTCTCCGGAGGACTCCGAGGGAGTCAAGCGTTTCCCGTTAGGCGTACTCGGGACGCAATTTTATTCCCCGATGGACGACGTGGGATACAAGCCATCGAGAAGCAACGTGTCCAACCGAACAACAACTAAAATAGATGCTGTGAGTATAGCTAGCCTGTCCGGGCACCCTGAAAATATCATATCAGGTGGTAAGTCCCTTCTTTCTCGGCCGCTTTTCGGGCACCCCGGGGACACCAACCCGGGCAATAAGTCCCAACAGACCCAGTGTTCCAGGCATCCCAGGCACTCCAACCTGGGTTATAAGTCCTACAACTTCCAGCAATTTGACAAAGCTCCTTCTAGCGACCCTTCTTCTGGGTCCAGAAAACATACAAATCTGACCATGTACGACTCTCCCGTCGGTTACGGCACCCCCCCGGTCTCGCCCGGGGGACAGCAACGCAACTCATCACCTGGTTTCTTCCCCTCTGAGCAGCACAACTCGACTGGTATATCGAACGCTTCGCCCCTACTTTCTGCTGGTTCCGGACCAAGGTAG